The Armatimonadota bacterium genome window below encodes:
- a CDS encoding YtxH domain-containing protein: MAERSDFLSGFVVGALVGIGLGLLLTSQPGERVRHRLKERTEELAGRLREGTQTLTERVRDTAETVLQRGREVVEQGAERVREAIVRGKEAAQEQREEMLGRLEELEER, encoded by the coding sequence ATGGCGGAGCGTTCCGATTTCCTCAGCGGATTCGTGGTGGGTGCCTTGGTGGGGATCGGGTTGGGGTTGCTGCTGACCTCCCAACCCGGGGAGCGGGTGCGCCACCGGTTGAAGGAACGGACGGAGGAGCTCGCGGGCCGGTTGCGGGAGGGAACCCAGACCCTTACGGAGCGGGTCCGCGATACCGCGGAGACGGTGCTCCAGCGGGGCCGGGAGGTGGTGGAGCAGGGGGCCGAGCGGGTCCGGGAGGCCATCGTGCGGGGCAAGGAGGCGGCTCAGGAGCAACGGGAGGAGATGCTGGGCCGGTTGGAGGAGCTGGAGGAACGCTGA
- the mnmA gene encoding tRNA 2-thiouridine(34) synthase MnmA: MARVAVAMSGGVDSSVAAALLVEAGHEVVGLTMNLWPSWLPAEEAGSGCCGIGAVEDARAVARRLGIPHYVLNLREAFEAAVIRPFAEAYAQGRTPNPCVACNRRIKFSLLLEKVAALGMDYLATGHYARVHREAGRFRLLRAVDRAKDQSYVLYALTQRELARLLLPVGELTKPQVREVARRLGLCVADKPESQEICFVPRGHYTQVVARFAPEALRPGPIYDTEGRLLGTHRGIARYTVGQRRGLGLATGKPRYVVAILADRNALVVGEEADLRATEVELEEVSWVQGQPPASRFAATVRLRHGAQDVPGEVECRGDTVRVRFWNPPWATNAGQVACLYQGEEVLGGGVVRRVRTVGGERFEQAVAVPVYTG; the protein is encoded by the coding sequence CGGTGGCCGCGGCCCTCCTCGTGGAGGCCGGGCACGAGGTGGTGGGCCTCACCATGAACCTGTGGCCCAGCTGGCTCCCCGCGGAGGAGGCGGGCTCCGGGTGCTGCGGGATCGGGGCGGTGGAGGATGCCCGGGCCGTGGCGCGCCGGTTGGGCATCCCCCACTACGTCCTGAACCTGCGGGAAGCCTTCGAGGCCGCCGTGATCCGCCCCTTCGCGGAGGCCTATGCCCAGGGCCGGACTCCCAACCCCTGCGTGGCCTGCAATCGGCGCATCAAGTTCTCCCTGCTGCTCGAGAAGGTGGCTGCCCTGGGGATGGATTACCTCGCGACGGGCCACTACGCCCGGGTGCACCGTGAAGCAGGACGGTTCCGGCTCCTGCGCGCCGTGGATCGCGCCAAGGATCAGTCCTACGTCCTCTACGCCCTCACCCAGCGGGAGCTCGCGCGGTTGCTCCTCCCGGTCGGGGAGCTCACAAAGCCCCAGGTCCGGGAGGTGGCCCGGCGTCTGGGGCTTTGTGTGGCGGACAAGCCCGAAAGCCAGGAGATCTGTTTCGTGCCCCGGGGACACTACACCCAGGTGGTGGCCCGGTTCGCCCCGGAGGCCCTTCGGCCGGGCCCCATCTACGACACGGAGGGCAGACTCCTGGGGACGCACCGGGGAATTGCCCGGTACACCGTGGGACAGCGCCGGGGACTCGGTCTCGCCACGGGCAAGCCCCGGTATGTGGTGGCCATCCTGGCGGACCGCAACGCCCTCGTGGTCGGAGAAGAAGCGGATCTGCGGGCCACGGAGGTGGAGCTGGAGGAGGTGTCCTGGGTACAGGGGCAGCCCCCGGCCAGTCGGTTCGCAGCGACCGTGCGTCTGCGCCACGGCGCCCAGGATGTCCCGGGAGAGGTGGAGTGCCGGGGGGACACGGTGCGGGTGCGGTTTTGGAATCCTCCCTGGGCCACGAACGCGGGGCAAGTGGCTTGCCTCTACCAAGGGGAGGAGGTGCTGGGCGGAGGCGTGGTGCGCCGGGTACGCACCGTGGGGGGGGAGCGGTTCGAGCAGGCCGTGGCGGTGCCTGTCTACACCGGATAG